ACTCTCAAAAACTCATCAAATATAACTGAGATATGCACACTGCGTTTGTATGAACACAGACAACCGTTTAGACACACCTTCCCCATCCTCTCCTCTCGTATTCATCCAATTCAGCTCGAGAGCTACCACTGCCACTCTCAAAGTTCCTAGCTCCTTGACTCCAAATAAGGGCTGCATCCTGAGCAGAATGTGAACCAGACCTATCATCAGCAACCGGTAACTCGTTAACCGATGACAACGCAGCAGAAGGAGCAGCCAGTTGGACTGGTTTCTTGGCCTGACCATCGTTCTTGCCTTTAACCTCCTGTGGAAAAACCACA
The Raphanus sativus cultivar WK10039 chromosome 1, ASM80110v3, whole genome shotgun sequence DNA segment above includes these coding regions:
- the LOC130510899 gene encoding homeobox-DDT domain protein RLT1-like, whose amino-acid sequence is MQATALRKFMQRKSIPRRRLGEVKGKNDGQAKKPVQLAAPSAALSSVNELPVADDRSGSHSAQDAALIWSQGARNFESGSGSSRAELDEYERRGWGRLKDET